One Neisseria sp. Marseille-Q5346 genomic region harbors:
- a CDS encoding RHS repeat-associated core domain-containing protein has protein sequence MDGLPLKRTNALGHTFAYAYDKARRLTVLTNENGETYRLDYDRTDNLIQETGWDGKITAYGYDAAGQLVQQTEYGQSNHEGRLKERPETWHIHHFKRNILGQLIEKQSRKVSGCNGQSKDEGISRTRFEYDPITGNLTKARNQHSSVELAYDELDRLIGETTVHNGQSATVGYQYDPLGNRIRTILPDGRPIDYLYYGSGHLHQISLDGEVISDIERDKLHREIQRTQGSISSLYDYDPMGRLKSQRTVWSGTQTPRGKQNPLAGGAVNRRYAYDKAGNLIQSADQRSGVLNYVYDKIGRVQEARNSQSGRSETFAFDPAHNILSDKAAEGKGKGSNLSSGNRLKEYNGIEYTYDALGNLIYRQLPDGENQYYQYDLENQLVRAEIKKPAGNTEIWTYAYDPFGRRLSKERQDKLAWMSTDPKRTHFVWDGTRLLQEYTYKGSYTYIYTDQDSYEPLAQVFHNNQDEEQYLAYFHNDQIGIPREMTDIHGNLLWYGEYTAWGRLKKDERVYRNAHQPFRLQNQYYDEETGLHYNLMRYYEPEVGRFVNQDPIGLLGGSNLYQFAPNTQDWIDPLGWRRTSKDMPQWMPTKRGYQRQHLIPWSLRNHPMFAQSGRSIHGATNMMYLPVTTGIDPNPKLGLHRGWTTEHKLYNEMVEQRLERLATIAKNKKWSKKKISEEILKMQNELREGFRTGKYTCAAPTSKSNSKKGKK, from the coding sequence GTGGACGGACTGCCGCTCAAACGCACCAACGCGCTGGGCCATACCTTCGCCTACGCCTACGACAAAGCCCGCCGTCTGACCGTCCTCACCAACGAAAATGGCGAAACCTACCGTCTCGATTACGACCGAACCGACAACCTGATCCAAGAAACCGGCTGGGACGGAAAAATCACCGCCTACGGCTACGATGCCGCCGGACAACTGGTCCAACAGACCGAATACGGCCAAAGCAATCATGAAGGCCGTCTGAAAGAGCGTCCCGAAACTTGGCACATCCATCATTTCAAACGCAACATCCTCGGCCAACTGATCGAAAAGCAGAGCCGCAAAGTCTCCGGCTGCAACGGACAAAGCAAAGACGAAGGCATCAGCCGCACCCGTTTCGAATACGACCCGATTACCGGCAACCTGACCAAAGCCCGCAACCAGCACAGCAGCGTCGAACTCGCCTACGACGAACTCGACCGCCTCATCGGCGAAACCACCGTCCACAACGGCCAAAGCGCCACCGTAGGCTACCAGTACGACCCGCTGGGCAACCGCATCCGCACCATCCTGCCCGACGGCCGCCCTATCGATTACCTGTACTACGGCAGCGGACACCTGCACCAAATCAGCCTCGACGGCGAAGTCATCAGCGACATCGAGCGCGACAAACTGCACCGCGAAATCCAAAGGACACAGGGCAGCATCAGCAGCCTGTACGACTATGACCCCATGGGCCGTCTGAAAAGCCAGCGTACCGTTTGGAGCGGCACACAAACACCCCGCGGCAAACAAAACCCGCTGGCCGGCGGCGCCGTCAACCGCCGCTACGCTTACGACAAAGCCGGCAACCTGATTCAAAGCGCCGACCAAAGAAGCGGAGTCCTTAATTACGTCTACGACAAAATCGGACGGGTTCAGGAAGCCCGCAACAGCCAAAGCGGCCGCAGCGAAACCTTCGCCTTCGACCCCGCCCACAACATCCTTTCCGACAAAGCCGCCGAAGGGAAGGGCAAAGGCAGTAACCTTAGCAGCGGCAACCGCCTCAAAGAATACAACGGCATCGAATACACCTACGATGCATTGGGCAACCTGATTTACCGCCAGCTGCCCGACGGTGAAAACCAATATTACCAATACGATTTAGAAAACCAACTTGTCCGCGCCGAAATCAAAAAGCCCGCCGGCAACACCGAGATCTGGACATACGCCTATGACCCGTTCGGACGCCGCCTCTCCAAAGAGCGCCAAGACAAACTCGCCTGGATGAGTACCGACCCCAAACGCACCCATTTCGTCTGGGACGGAACGCGATTACTTCAGGAGTACACCTATAAAGGCAGCTACACCTATATTTACACCGACCAAGACAGCTACGAACCGCTGGCGCAAGTCTTCCACAATAACCAAGACGAAGAGCAATACCTCGCCTATTTCCATAACGATCAAATCGGCATACCGCGCGAGATGACCGACATCCATGGTAATCTCTTATGGTACGGCGAATACACCGCCTGGGGCCGTCTGAAAAAGGATGAGCGGGTCTATCGGAATGCGCACCAGCCGTTCAGACTGCAGAACCAGTATTACGATGAAGAGACCGGGCTGCATTACAACCTGATGCGGTATTACGAGCCTGAGGTCGGACGGTTTGTGAACCAGGACCCGATTGGGCTGTTGGGTGGTAGTAACCTTTACCAGTTTGCTCCAAATACTCAGGATTGGATCGATCCTTTGGGATGGAGGAGAACGTCAAAAGACATGCCACAATGGATGCCAACTAAACGTGGCTATCAAAGACAACATCTTATTCCATGGTCGCTTAGAAATCATCCAATGTTTGCACAAAGTGGTAGAAGCATACATGGTGCAACAAATATGATGTATCTGCCTGTGACAACGGGAATAGACCCTAATCCAAAATTGGGGTTACATCGTGGATGGACTACAGAGCATAAACTTTATAATGAAATGGTTGAGCAACGATTAGAAAGATTGGCTACCATTGCTAAAAATAAAAAATGGAGTAAAAAGAAAATCTCAGAAGAAATATTAAAAATGCAAAACGAATTAAGAGAAGGTTTTAGAACTGGCAAATATACTTGTGCTGCACCAACTTCTAAAAGTAATAGTAAAAAAGGAAAAAAATGA
- a CDS encoding Imm26 family immunity protein: MKIFNWEKNRTLYRYLKNGDLFCFKIADKLFGYGRIIAKNKLGATVGIFDLFTSSPVEPFDYKNAGNYPILFKTVLDCHTLFESKLESDWRIIAQDPDYQDPTPSEITSINPALGVAHNADFSIAQKIDEEEGKQRIFERIELRETPRSHYHILSLLIRYKPEIFNLPIESFAEFGDFISDEFQKIHHRNLKA; encoded by the coding sequence ATGAAAATCTTTAATTGGGAAAAAAACAGAACTTTATATAGATATCTTAAGAATGGTGATTTATTTTGTTTTAAAATAGCTGATAAATTATTCGGTTACGGTAGAATAATCGCTAAAAATAAGCTTGGTGCCACTGTAGGAATTTTTGATTTGTTTACTTCAAGCCCAGTTGAGCCATTCGATTATAAAAATGCTGGAAATTACCCAATTTTATTCAAAACCGTTTTAGACTGTCATACCTTATTTGAATCAAAGCTAGAGTCAGACTGGCGGATAATTGCTCAAGATCCTGATTACCAAGATCCAACCCCAAGTGAAATTACTTCCATTAATCCTGCTTTAGGAGTGGCTCACAATGCAGATTTTTCCATTGCACAAAAAATAGATGAAGAGGAAGGTAAACAAAGAATATTCGAGAGAATTGAATTACGAGAAACACCAAGAAGTCATTATCATATCCTAAGTTTGCTTATTCGTTATAAACCAGAAATTTTTAATTTACCTATTGAATCATTTGCAGAATTTGGAGATTTTATTTCGGATGAGTTTCAAAAAATTCACCACCGGAATTTAAAAGCGTGA
- a CDS encoding DUF6531 domain-containing protein, whose product MSSSGNTIGILVPQPSAPAMVSQGSANPPEPLTNAAGPVDVIEMVADVASSALSLVAPDSAAANVADAVSDVVSLASMVPGLPSVRLPSRKMVSGFGGGSGAGSDGGVVTSGHGHCIPCKVAAAIGNPVNAVLGIKVLFDETETDFAFDSPLPLVWQRSYYSDQIGNGWLGQGWSLPFSMRLVRTADGFLYIDEQGREISLPDISDEAEEPYSAADDDEDNLYEEEAAPRPASAEEDPYGLDNAYFDPYEQIFFSQISDNLYQIASPDGGARLLFAEVDSGCGIHQLVAQLDRNGRHIRLCYDDNGLPHSIYDGSGRHFQPVFSSIRLNDNDPDFDPAGERDVFVSEDERFYVNRLTSVTFNGKELVRYDYDGYGDLTAVYGRDGKKLRGFAYRNHIMVEHSQPDGLVSRYEYDRYDTDGKVLKSSNNLGEEWTFAYRKDHTVVTDALGRTEVYGFDENRELVYRIDADGRRSDSERDSYGRITVERDPLGRETRYLYDTEGNVIAITAPDGSSTQIDYHETLNLPVAVNDPAGRITAYTYDGRGNLISITDPAGYTTSYGYNAQWLPETITDALGKTRRLHYDTLDQLVCFTDCTGETTRFAYTEYGDLETVTDALGHTTRHHYDAAGNPVRTDYPDGSHETFEYDRLNRLTAHIDGLGAKTAYELAVDGLPLKRTNALGHTFAYAYDKARRLTVLTNENGETYRLDYDRTDNLIQETGWDGKITAYGYDAAGQLVQQTEYGQSNHEGRLKERPETWHIHHFKRNILGQLIEKQSRKVSGCNGQSKDEGISRTRFEYDPITGNLTKARNQHSSVELAYDELDRLIGETTVHNGQSATVGYQYDPLGNRIRTILPDGRPIDYLYYGSGHLHQISLDGEVISDIERDKLHREIQRTQGSISSLYDYDPMGRLKSQRTVWSGTQTPRGKQNPLAGGAVNRRYAYDKAGNLIQSADQRSGVLNYVYDKIGRVQEARNSQSGRSETFAFDPAHNILSDKAAEGKGKGSNISSGNRLESYNGIEYTYDALGNLIYRQLPNGENQYYQYDLENQLVRAEIKKPAGNTEIWTYAYDPFGRRLSKERQDKLAWTSTDPKRTHFVWDGTRLLQEYTYKGSYTYLYTDQDSYEPLAQIFDNAKDGKQYLSYFHNDQIGIPREMTDIHGNLLWYGEYTAWGRLKKDERVYKDAHQPFRLQNQYFDEETGLHYNLMRYYEPEAGRFVNQDPIGLDGGANFYQFATNAQIWLDPLGLKKYSVYGLYRPGDSKPFYIGITDNIKTRAKQHRKSGRLVGVEELVELYSDLDYETARGYEEGCIRQHGTLTGKKLKKGQKSNFNPKKTKTRGNKCHSFVENKTRNAKRQKAMVAGRDHILKNGCKNLPII is encoded by the coding sequence ATGTCCTCTTCCGGTAACACCATAGGTATTCTTGTTCCTCAGCCTTCTGCACCTGCCATGGTGTCTCAAGGTTCTGCCAATCCGCCTGAGCCGCTGACTAATGCAGCCGGGCCGGTAGATGTGATAGAGATGGTGGCCGATGTTGCCTCTAGTGCCCTTTCTTTGGTTGCTCCTGACTCTGCTGCAGCTAATGTGGCTGATGCTGTATCTGATGTGGTTTCGCTCGCTTCAATGGTCCCAGGTTTGCCTAGTGTTAGACTGCCTTCACGAAAGATGGTCAGTGGTTTTGGCGGGGGCAGCGGAGCAGGTTCTGATGGTGGGGTAGTTACTTCTGGTCATGGTCACTGTATTCCCTGTAAGGTTGCAGCAGCTATCGGTAATCCTGTCAATGCCGTACTCGGTATCAAAGTATTATTTGATGAAACAGAGACTGACTTTGCATTTGACTCCCCGCTTCCCCTTGTTTGGCAGCGCAGCTACTATTCCGACCAAATAGGCAACGGCTGGCTGGGACAGGGTTGGTCGCTGCCGTTCTCCATGCGTCTTGTCCGTACTGCCGACGGTTTCCTTTATATTGATGAGCAGGGCAGGGAAATTTCGTTGCCGGATATCAGCGACGAAGCGGAAGAGCCTTATTCCGCAGCCGACGACGATGAAGACAATTTATATGAAGAAGAGGCTGCCCCAAGACCTGCTTCCGCCGAAGAAGACCCCTACGGTCTGGATAACGCCTATTTTGATCCTTACGAACAAATCTTCTTTTCACAGATTTCAGACAACCTCTACCAAATCGCCTCCCCCGACGGCGGCGCACGGCTGCTGTTCGCCGAAGTCGATTCCGGTTGCGGCATTCACCAACTGGTCGCCCAACTCGACCGCAACGGCCGCCATATCCGCCTCTGCTACGACGACAACGGGCTGCCGCACAGCATTTACGACGGCAGCGGCCGACACTTCCAACCCGTATTCTCCTCCATCCGTCTGAATGACAACGATCCCGACTTCGACCCGGCCGGAGAACGGGACGTCTTCGTTTCCGAAGACGAGCGTTTCTACGTCAACCGTCTCACCTCCGTCACCTTTAACGGTAAGGAACTGGTACGTTACGACTATGACGGCTACGGCGATTTGACCGCCGTTTACGGACGAGACGGCAAAAAACTGCGCGGTTTCGCCTACCGAAACCACATCATGGTCGAACACAGCCAGCCCGACGGACTGGTGTCCCGCTACGAATACGACCGTTACGACACCGACGGCAAAGTGCTCAAAAGCAGCAACAACCTCGGCGAAGAATGGACGTTCGCCTACCGCAAAGACCATACCGTCGTTACCGACGCATTGGGGCGGACGGAAGTGTACGGTTTCGACGAAAACCGCGAACTCGTCTACCGCATCGACGCCGACGGACGACGCAGCGACAGCGAACGCGACAGCTACGGCCGCATTACCGTAGAACGCGACCCGCTCGGACGCGAAACCCGCTATCTCTACGATACCGAAGGCAACGTCATCGCCATCACCGCCCCGGACGGCAGCAGCACCCAAATCGACTACCACGAAACCCTCAACCTGCCGGTTGCCGTCAACGATCCCGCCGGCAGGATTACCGCCTACACCTACGACGGACGCGGCAACCTCATCAGCATCACCGACCCCGCCGGTTACACCACAAGTTACGGCTACAACGCCCAATGGTTGCCCGAAACCATTACCGACGCCTTAGGCAAAACCCGACGCCTACACTACGACACCCTCGACCAACTCGTCTGCTTTACCGACTGTACCGGCGAAACCACCCGTTTCGCTTACACCGAATACGGCGATCTCGAAACCGTTACCGATGCGCTGGGCCATACCACCCGCCACCACTACGACGCAGCGGGCAACCCCGTCCGTACCGACTATCCCGACGGCAGTCACGAAACCTTCGAATACGACCGCCTCAACCGTCTGACCGCCCACATCGACGGACTCGGTGCCAAAACCGCCTACGAACTCGCAGTGGACGGACTGCCGCTCAAACGCACCAACGCGCTGGGCCATACCTTCGCCTACGCCTACGACAAAGCCCGCCGTCTGACCGTCCTCACCAACGAAAATGGCGAAACCTACCGTCTCGATTACGACCGAACCGACAACCTGATCCAAGAAACCGGCTGGGACGGAAAAATCACCGCCTACGGCTACGATGCCGCCGGACAACTGGTCCAACAGACCGAATACGGCCAAAGCAATCATGAAGGCCGTCTGAAAGAGCGTCCCGAAACTTGGCACATCCATCATTTCAAACGCAACATCCTCGGCCAACTGATCGAAAAGCAGAGCCGCAAAGTCTCCGGCTGCAACGGACAAAGCAAAGACGAAGGCATCAGCCGCACCCGTTTCGAATACGACCCGATTACCGGCAACCTGACCAAAGCCCGCAACCAGCACAGCAGCGTCGAACTCGCCTACGACGAACTCGACCGCCTCATCGGCGAAACCACCGTCCACAACGGCCAAAGCGCCACCGTAGGCTACCAGTACGACCCGCTGGGCAACCGCATCCGCACCATCCTGCCCGACGGCCGCCCTATCGATTACCTGTACTACGGCAGCGGACACCTGCACCAAATCAGCCTCGACGGCGAAGTCATCAGCGACATCGAGCGCGACAAACTGCACCGCGAAATCCAAAGGACACAGGGCAGCATCAGCAGCCTGTACGACTATGACCCCATGGGCCGTCTGAAAAGCCAGCGTACCGTTTGGAGCGGCACACAAACACCCCGCGGCAAACAAAACCCGCTGGCCGGCGGCGCCGTCAACCGCCGCTACGCTTACGACAAAGCCGGCAACCTGATTCAAAGCGCCGACCAAAGAAGCGGAGTCCTTAATTACGTCTACGACAAAATCGGACGGGTTCAGGAAGCCCGCAACAGCCAAAGCGGCCGCAGCGAAACCTTCGCCTTCGACCCCGCCCACAACATCCTTTCCGACAAAGCCGCCGAAGGGAAGGGCAAAGGCAGTAACATTAGCAGCGGAAACCGCCTAGAATCATACAACGGCATCGAATACACCTACGACGCATTGGGCAACCTGATCTACCGCCAGTTGCCTAATGGCGAAAACCAATATTACCAATACGATTTAGAAAACCAACTCGTCCGTGCCGAAATCAAAAAGCCCGCCGGCAACACCGAGATCTGGACATACGCCTACGACCCGTTCGGCAGAAGGCTCTCCAAAGAACGCCAAGACAAACTCGCCTGGACGAGCACCGACCCGAAACGCACCCACTTCGTCTGGGACGGAACGCGATTACTTCAGGAGTACACCTACAAAGGCAGCTACACCTATCTCTACACCGACCAAGACAGCTACGAACCGCTGGCGCAAATTTTTGACAACGCCAAAGACGGCAAACAATACCTCAGCTATTTCCATAACGATCAAATCGGCATACCGCGCGAGATGACCGACATCCACGGCAATCTCTTATGGTACGGCGAATACACTGCTTGGGGTCGTCTGAAAAAAGATGAGCGGGTTTACAAGGATGCGCATCAGCCGTTCAGACTGCAGAACCAATACTTCGATGAAGAGACCGGGCTGCATTACAACCTGATGCGGTATTACGAGCCAGAGGCGGGGCGGTTTGTGAATCAGGATCCGATCGGGTTAGATGGTGGAGCTAATTTTTATCAATTTGCCACCAATGCTCAAATTTGGTTAGATCCATTGGGATTAAAAAAATATTCTGTTTATGGATTGTATAGACCAGGGGATAGTAAACCTTTTTATATCGGTATTACGGATAATATAAAGACGCGTGCAAAACAACACAGGAAATCAGGAAGATTAGTTGGGGTAGAAGAATTAGTGGAATTATATAGCGATTTGGATTACGAAACCGCCCGTGGATATGAGGAAGGCTGTATTCGACAACATGGAACACTGACAGGAAAAAAACTTAAAAAAGGTCAGAAAAGTAATTTTAATCCTAAAAAAACTAAAACCAGAGGAAATAAATGTCATTCATTTGTTGAGAATAAGACCCGTAATGCTAAAAGACAAAAAGCAATGGTTGCGGGAAGAGACCATATTCTCAAAAATGGTTGTAAAAATCTTCCAATAATTTAA
- the tagF gene encoding type VI secretion system-associated protein TagF, which yields MLKQNEVYFFGKLNQSRDFIFSENLQTHDRFFWDNWFNRCSSQNKLISFTRKTYSPLQIWLFCIKLPDDLIYTGMAAGSSDKIGRKYPFVLFYKPSSIPESLDSLFFLLKKKNSFREILNEGECCIEDFYSSDTTENSILSESFHNFLSDSDGIGSFWQEIGSGYHIKHESLPSCSLFNKLFGL from the coding sequence ATGCTTAAGCAAAATGAAGTCTATTTTTTTGGCAAACTGAATCAATCCCGTGATTTTATTTTCTCCGAGAATCTTCAAACTCATGACAGATTCTTTTGGGATAACTGGTTTAACCGATGCTCCAGCCAAAACAAATTAATTTCATTCACTCGAAAAACATATTCCCCTTTGCAAATTTGGCTATTTTGCATCAAATTACCTGATGATCTTATTTATACTGGTATGGCTGCTGGTAGTTCTGATAAAATTGGCAGAAAATACCCATTTGTGTTATTTTATAAACCTAGCTCTATTCCCGAATCACTTGATTCTCTTTTTTTTCTTTTAAAGAAAAAAAATTCCTTTCGCGAGATATTAAATGAAGGGGAATGTTGTATCGAAGATTTTTACAGTAGTGATACAACAGAGAACTCTATCCTCTCTGAATCCTTTCACAACTTTTTATCTGATTCAGACGGCATTGGTAGTTTTTGGCAAGAGATTGGAAGCGGTTACCACATAAAACATGAAAGCCTCCCCTCATGCTCACTGTTTAATAAGTTATTTGGATTATAA
- the tssA gene encoding type VI secretion system protein TssA translates to MNTFPRWDEPISIDSPEGVNIEYDSRFLELQSVAEGKPEQQYGDTIIPAEEADWATVEKLCNQLLAESKDLHVLAYYTQALTAKHGLVGFCAGCEAIRANIDLYWESIYPKLEDEDGEFDPFYRINALSSFTTLDGIIKEILSSKLLINGLTQQPITVKEAVSILQGNDPQNYPGGKERLMLDIRVNADTGKPELTALIQALDCLKDIQRIFSSNLQDEHSLDFDVIQKPLTLIHKAINYNGGSTPSVQQTEQTELPSETNSSTITQEQSIQEADAWRHLNIKNRADVDLALEKICIYFETLEPSHPAPLFIRRVQRQMNMNFYDIMKDISPESIANLEVLIGKPDEDTANS, encoded by the coding sequence ATGAACACATTTCCTCGATGGGACGAGCCTATCTCTATCGACAGTCCCGAAGGTGTAAATATCGAATACGATAGCCGCTTTTTAGAACTACAAAGCGTAGCTGAAGGCAAACCAGAACAACAATATGGTGACACGATTATTCCGGCAGAAGAGGCAGACTGGGCAACAGTAGAAAAGTTGTGCAATCAATTGTTAGCCGAGTCTAAAGATTTACATGTCTTGGCTTATTATACACAAGCTCTTACTGCCAAACATGGACTCGTAGGGTTCTGCGCTGGCTGCGAAGCAATTAGAGCTAATATAGACTTATATTGGGAATCCATTTACCCCAAACTTGAAGATGAAGACGGTGAATTTGATCCCTTTTACAGGATCAATGCCCTTAGCTCCTTTACTACACTTGATGGCATCATCAAAGAGATTCTTTCATCTAAATTATTGATAAATGGGTTAACCCAACAGCCAATTACTGTAAAAGAAGCTGTTTCTATCCTACAAGGGAATGATCCACAAAATTATCCGGGAGGTAAAGAACGGCTAATGCTCGATATTAGGGTGAATGCCGATACGGGAAAACCTGAATTGACCGCATTAATTCAAGCATTGGACTGCCTGAAAGACATCCAACGCATTTTCTCGTCTAATTTACAGGATGAACACTCACTTGATTTTGATGTTATTCAGAAACCTCTTACCCTAATTCACAAAGCCATCAACTATAATGGTGGAAGTACTCCCTCAGTACAACAGACAGAACAGACTGAGTTACCCTCTGAAACTAACAGCTCAACTATTACACAAGAACAATCTATTCAAGAGGCCGATGCATGGCGTCATCTGAATATTAAAAATCGTGCTGATGTTGATTTAGCTTTAGAGAAAATCTGCATTTATTTTGAAACTCTTGAACCCAGCCACCCTGCACCACTGTTTATCCGCAGAGTGCAACGACAAATGAATATGAACTTTTATGACATCATGAAAGATATTAGCCCAGAAAGTATTGCCAATTTAGAAGTTTTAATTGGCAAGCCGGATGAAGATACAGCAAACTCCTGA
- the tssB gene encoding type VI secretion system contractile sheath small subunit translates to MSRNKSSGQKFIARNRAPRVQIEYDVELYGSEKKIELPFVMGVMADLVGKPVEPLPDLAERKFLEIDVDNFDERMKALKPRVAFNVKNTLTGEGNLNVELELESMDDFSPAAIAKKVAPLNELLQARTELSNLLSYMDGKSGAEELIGKVLGDSELLKSLAAAPKSTSKDEQ, encoded by the coding sequence ATGTCACGAAATAAATCATCAGGTCAAAAGTTTATTGCCCGCAATCGAGCTCCTCGCGTGCAAATTGAATATGACGTAGAGTTGTATGGCTCAGAGAAAAAGATTGAACTGCCTTTCGTTATGGGTGTTATGGCAGATCTGGTTGGTAAACCTGTCGAGCCACTGCCTGACTTGGCCGAACGAAAATTCTTAGAAATTGATGTAGATAATTTCGACGAACGCATGAAAGCCCTTAAACCTCGTGTTGCCTTCAACGTAAAAAATACATTGACAGGTGAAGGGAATTTGAATGTAGAACTCGAATTGGAAAGCATGGATGACTTCTCACCGGCGGCAATAGCTAAAAAAGTAGCACCTCTAAATGAGCTTTTACAGGCACGTACAGAACTGTCTAATTTACTCTCATATATGGATGGTAAAAGTGGGGCTGAAGAACTAATTGGAAAAGTCTTAGGAGACAGCGAATTACTAAAAAGTCTTGCAGCCGCGCCTAAATCAACATCCAAAGATGAACAATAG
- the tssC gene encoding type VI secretion system contractile sheath large subunit — protein sequence MAEKQLDILGNGSSQHVFATNEFEQLLQKEFKPKTEEAKSAVTNAVATLAQQALQNVVTISDDTYQTIEAIIAEIDRKLSEQINLILHHEDFQKLEGEWRGLHHLVTNTETDTLLKIKVLPISKKEVARNLKRFKGTAWDQSPLFKRIYEEEYGQFGGEPFGCLVGDYYFDHSAPDVEMLNSLEKIAAAAHCPFIAGASPKLMQMESWQELANPRDLSKIFQNAEYAPWRSLRESEDSRYIGLALPRFLSRLPYGATTNPVDEFDFEEETEGADHNKYTWANAAYAMAVNINRSFKYYGWCTAIRGVESGGIVENLPCHTFPTDDGGVDMKCPTEIAISDRREAELAALGFMPLIHRKNTDLAAFIGAQSLHKPSEYYDPDATANARLSARLPYLFACCRFAHYLKCIVRDKVGSFRERDDMERWLNEWIMNYVDGDPANSTQETKARKPLAAAEVVVEEVEDNPGYYTSKFFLRPHYQLEGLTVSLRLVSKLPSTKQE from the coding sequence ATGGCTGAAAAACAATTAGATATCCTGGGAAATGGCAGTTCGCAACATGTGTTTGCAACCAATGAATTTGAACAGCTGCTTCAAAAAGAATTCAAACCTAAAACGGAAGAAGCTAAAAGTGCTGTAACCAATGCAGTTGCTACATTGGCTCAACAGGCTCTACAAAATGTCGTTACCATTTCAGATGATACCTATCAAACTATTGAAGCAATCATTGCTGAAATTGATAGAAAACTTTCCGAGCAGATTAATTTAATTTTGCATCATGAGGACTTTCAAAAGCTTGAAGGTGAATGGCGCGGCCTGCATCATTTAGTGACCAATACCGAAACAGATACTTTACTTAAAATCAAAGTATTACCTATTTCCAAAAAGGAAGTTGCTCGTAATTTAAAACGCTTTAAAGGTACGGCTTGGGATCAAAGCCCACTCTTTAAACGTATTTATGAGGAAGAATACGGCCAATTTGGCGGTGAACCCTTTGGTTGTTTAGTAGGTGACTATTATTTTGATCACTCTGCCCCTGATGTAGAAATGCTCAATAGTCTTGAGAAGATTGCAGCGGCTGCACACTGTCCATTTATTGCTGGTGCATCTCCCAAATTAATGCAAATGGAGTCTTGGCAAGAATTAGCTAATCCGCGCGACTTAAGTAAAATTTTCCAAAATGCCGAATATGCTCCATGGCGAAGCCTGCGTGAATCCGAAGATTCACGTTATATCGGTTTAGCCCTGCCTCGTTTCCTGTCTCGCCTGCCTTATGGTGCCACAACAAATCCTGTAGACGAATTTGACTTCGAAGAAGAAACAGAAGGTGCAGATCACAATAAATATACTTGGGCCAATGCTGCTTATGCAATGGCAGTAAATATTAATCGCTCATTTAAATACTATGGCTGGTGTACCGCTATTCGCGGTGTGGAATCAGGCGGTATCGTTGAAAATCTTCCCTGCCACACATTCCCAACCGATGATGGTGGTGTAGACATGAAATGCCCAACAGAAATCGCCATTAGCGACCGCCGAGAGGCAGAATTGGCTGCATTGGGCTTTATGCCATTAATTCATCGCAAGAACACGGATTTAGCTGCATTTATCGGTGCGCAATCTTTGCATAAACCATCTGAATATTATGATCCAGATGCTACCGCCAATGCACGTTTATCTGCTCGCTTACCTTACTTATTCGCATGTTGCCGTTTCGCACACTACTTAAAATGTATTGTTCGTGACAAAGTTGGCTCGTTCCGCGAACGTGATGACATGGAACGCTGGTTGAACGAATGGATTATGAATTACGTAGATGGAGACCCAGCCAACTCTACGCAAGAAACGAAAGCACGCAAACCATTAGCTGCTGCAGAGGTAGTTGTAGAAGAAGTAGAAGATAATCCAGGATACTACACTTCTAAGTTCTTCCTGCGTCCTCATTATCAACTTGAGGGGCTTACCGTTTCTCTACGCTTGGTTTCCAAATTGCCTTCGACTAAACAAGAATAG